Proteins found in one Microbacterium sp. LWS13-1.2 genomic segment:
- a CDS encoding Lrp/AsnC family transcriptional regulator, protein MTGLDELDTAILRELQRDARRTNRDIAAAVGVAPTTSLDRMRSLRERGVIIGARLEVDLGKIGRPVQALVAVRVRPPTRANIEGFREWAAGLPEVLGVFVTSGSEDFLIHIAVPDNNHLYAFVIDRLTEKPEVADVRTSIVYEHIRPTTVLPDRDLHS, encoded by the coding sequence ATGACAGGCCTGGACGAACTTGATACGGCGATCCTCCGGGAACTCCAGCGCGATGCGCGGCGCACCAACCGCGACATCGCCGCCGCAGTGGGGGTCGCCCCAACCACCTCTCTGGACCGGATGCGATCGCTCCGTGAGCGCGGCGTGATCATCGGCGCACGTCTCGAGGTCGATCTGGGGAAGATCGGCCGACCTGTCCAAGCTCTTGTCGCGGTACGAGTTCGCCCACCGACACGTGCGAACATTGAGGGCTTCCGCGAATGGGCGGCAGGCTTGCCCGAAGTGCTCGGCGTGTTCGTAACAAGCGGCAGCGAGGACTTCCTCATCCACATCGCAGTGCCCGACAACAACCACCTCTACGCTTTCGTGATCGACCGCCTCACCGAGAAACCCGAAGTCGCCGACGTGCGCACCTCGATCGTGTACGAACACATCCGCCCCACCACCGTCCTCCCCGACCGCGATCTCCACAGCTGA
- a CDS encoding DUF2000 domain-containing protein translates to MSDQFIGFEPAEVRTGEPTRSARLKWVIIVDAGLPAGRSVNAAACVAAATSPAVSGLLAQGGVDADGTTHHGLPWAGCTILAADAERLRRVRDKAFGRDDVFVADMPLAAQDTRVYDEYLEMLSTLPGSEVGYAAVSLVGPRKSVDRIVGGLSLLA, encoded by the coding sequence ATGAGTGACCAGTTCATCGGGTTCGAACCTGCGGAAGTGCGCACGGGCGAACCTACTCGGTCGGCGCGACTGAAGTGGGTCATCATCGTCGATGCTGGTCTGCCTGCCGGCCGGAGCGTCAACGCTGCAGCGTGTGTCGCCGCCGCCACCTCTCCGGCTGTGTCCGGACTGCTTGCCCAGGGTGGTGTCGATGCCGACGGCACCACGCATCATGGCTTGCCATGGGCGGGGTGCACGATCTTGGCTGCTGACGCCGAGAGGCTGCGCCGGGTCCGCGACAAGGCGTTCGGTCGCGACGACGTCTTCGTCGCGGATATGCCGCTTGCCGCCCAGGACACCCGTGTTTATGACGAGTACCTCGAGATGCTAAGCACTCTGCCTGGTTCGGAGGTGGGCTATGCCGCGGTGAGCCTGGTTGGACCACGTAAGTCTGTTGACCGGATCGTTGGCGGGCTGAGTCTGCTGGCGTGA
- a CDS encoding aldo/keto reductase, whose translation MTDSEPTISANVTPDAANWMRPLGNTGLRVSAITVGGAPLGSMPELFGYATPEEQAITLVEAVCASPIRSIDTANMYGDGRSELRIAAGLTRAGATAEGMLITTKVDGKDGDYSGARVRESVTESLARLRVEYLPLVYLHDPEYAPDAGFERPGGAIEALVELRNRGVVGHIGIAGGHVPTMNRLIDTGAFEVLLTHSRATLVDGSANELIDRAKAMGMGVANAAVYGGGLLASRTAPPLYSNFKPAHPEVLSATSALFDLADEFGIELADAAAQHSLRDSRIDTTIVGMSKPKRVPLLLAGLTVQIPDDFWQRAAELMPDKSLWVDAHAN comes from the coding sequence ATGACCGACTCCGAACCCACGATCTCCGCCAATGTCACGCCGGACGCCGCGAACTGGATGCGACCGCTCGGGAACACCGGTCTCCGCGTGTCGGCGATAACCGTGGGTGGGGCTCCTCTCGGCAGCATGCCAGAACTCTTCGGATATGCCACACCCGAGGAGCAGGCGATCACCCTCGTCGAGGCCGTCTGCGCAAGTCCAATCAGGTCGATCGACACGGCGAACATGTATGGCGACGGCCGAAGTGAACTACGCATCGCCGCGGGACTCACACGCGCGGGCGCTACCGCAGAGGGCATGCTCATCACGACCAAGGTGGACGGGAAAGACGGGGACTACTCGGGCGCCCGCGTCAGGGAGTCCGTCACGGAGAGCCTGGCGCGTCTCAGGGTGGAGTATCTGCCGCTCGTATACCTGCACGACCCGGAGTACGCCCCCGACGCCGGTTTCGAACGTCCCGGCGGGGCGATCGAGGCGTTGGTCGAGCTCAGGAATCGCGGCGTCGTAGGGCATATCGGAATCGCTGGCGGTCACGTGCCCACCATGAATCGGCTCATCGATACCGGTGCGTTCGAGGTCTTGCTGACGCACTCGCGGGCGACTCTCGTCGACGGGAGCGCGAACGAACTCATCGACCGCGCAAAGGCGATGGGGATGGGAGTGGCGAATGCTGCGGTGTATGGAGGCGGGCTCCTCGCGTCGCGTACTGCGCCTCCGCTCTACAGCAACTTCAAGCCCGCACATCCGGAAGTCCTATCTGCTACCTCGGCACTATTCGATCTTGCGGACGAATTCGGCATCGAACTCGCTGACGCCGCCGCGCAACACTCGCTTCGCGACTCGCGAATCGACACCACCATCGTCGGCATGTCGAAGCCGAAACGCGTCCCTCTCCTCCTCGCTGGACTGACGGTGCAAATTCCTGACGACTTCTGGCAGCGTGCCGCAGAACTGATGCCCGACAAGTCTCTGTGGGTCGACGCACACGCGAACTGA
- a CDS encoding NAD-dependent epimerase/dehydratase family protein, translating into MLKVLFIGGNGIISSACSQLAVERNLELTLLNRGRQTSRPPIDHVETLIGDSTDAQSVREAVGAKSFDVVVNFRAFTPEQAQADVDLFRDRTGQYIFISSASAYLKPVTRFPILESTPLKNPFWQYSRDKIACERVLMDAFEEDDFPVTIVRPSHTYDRTLVPLDGGWTAIARMRAGKPTLVHGDGTSLWTLTNHRDVARGLVGLMGLDRSVGDAIHITSDEILTWDMIANELAAAAGTTANIVHAASNAVARAFPEWADGILGDKAHSVIFDNSKIKSLVPDFVATVPFSLGAREIVDWYDDDPSRQAVDRELDARIDQFVDQQSIHY; encoded by the coding sequence ATGCTCAAGGTGCTTTTTATCGGAGGTAACGGGATCATCAGCTCGGCGTGCAGCCAGCTGGCGGTCGAGCGAAACCTCGAACTGACTCTTCTCAACAGAGGTCGTCAGACATCGCGACCTCCGATTGACCACGTGGAAACACTGATCGGTGACTCAACGGATGCGCAGAGTGTGCGCGAAGCCGTCGGCGCGAAAAGTTTTGACGTGGTAGTCAATTTCCGCGCTTTCACCCCAGAGCAGGCGCAGGCCGACGTCGACCTCTTCCGCGACCGAACTGGCCAGTACATCTTCATCAGTTCCGCGTCGGCGTACCTAAAGCCCGTGACTCGGTTCCCGATCCTTGAGTCGACTCCACTGAAGAACCCGTTCTGGCAGTACTCGAGGGACAAGATCGCCTGTGAGCGCGTGCTCATGGACGCATTCGAGGAGGACGACTTCCCGGTCACGATCGTACGTCCGTCCCACACCTATGACCGCACCTTAGTGCCCCTGGACGGCGGCTGGACTGCAATCGCGCGGATGAGGGCAGGGAAGCCGACTCTGGTTCATGGAGACGGCACCTCGCTATGGACCCTGACCAATCACCGGGACGTCGCGCGCGGGCTAGTTGGACTCATGGGCCTCGATCGCAGTGTCGGCGATGCCATCCACATCACCAGCGACGAAATTCTCACGTGGGACATGATCGCGAATGAGCTTGCGGCTGCCGCCGGCACCACAGCCAACATCGTGCACGCGGCTTCGAACGCAGTCGCGCGCGCCTTCCCAGAGTGGGCGGACGGAATACTCGGCGACAAGGCCCATTCCGTGATCTTCGACAACAGCAAGATCAAGAGCTTGGTTCCCGACTTCGTGGCCACCGTGCCGTTCTCTCTCGGCGCCCGGGAGATCGTCGATTGGTACGACGACGACCCGAGTCGGCAGGCGGTCGATCGAGAACTTGATGCTCGCATCGACCAGTTCGTAGACCAGCAGTCAATCCACTACTAG
- a CDS encoding tautomerase family protein — protein MPHARIDLDKVHAPRLAEYSRAILDGMVRGFGMPEDDLFQSFRMHEPGELFYSATFPNQQRDDIIFVELVAQAGYTDEQKQAAMGAIASELAALGVKPDNVLCVTLEVHGAAWYAPDTRHPGGGTGND, from the coding sequence ATGCCCCACGCCCGTATCGACCTGGACAAGGTGCACGCGCCGCGGTTAGCCGAGTACAGCAGGGCCATCCTCGACGGCATGGTGCGCGGCTTCGGCATGCCCGAGGACGACCTGTTCCAGAGCTTCCGGATGCACGAGCCCGGCGAGCTGTTCTACTCGGCGACGTTCCCCAACCAGCAGCGGGACGACATCATCTTCGTCGAATTGGTTGCGCAGGCCGGGTACACCGATGAGCAGAAGCAAGCAGCGATGGGGGCTATAGCGAGCGAACTGGCGGCGCTCGGGGTGAAGCCGGACAACGTCTTGTGCGTCACCCTTGAAGTGCATGGGGCCGCTTGGTACGCGCCGGATACGCGACACCCGGGAGGGGGGACCGGTAACGACTGA
- a CDS encoding carbohydrate ABC transporter permease: protein MFETKTVRARLFLQILLAIIVLPFVFPLIAMVQGSLAGAGWGNYQTVLSLPLLPGFFINSALLSAAVILIVLACTTMAAFGFSKLHIRGKEIYFWMLMVALTLPGVVLLAPLFATVTQIGAYNTLWAVILPVAALQIPFTVLLARNFADGIPNELIEAARVDGASTFRTFWHVMLPLMKPIMAAVLVLVFINSWNEYLLALLFLQTPEQQTITLVPQFFVGQYNNDQTKVLAAAVLTGLPVVIAYIFLQRFFERGLAAGALK from the coding sequence ATGTTTGAGACCAAGACCGTTCGCGCACGCCTCTTCTTGCAGATCCTCCTCGCCATCATCGTCCTGCCGTTCGTGTTTCCGCTCATCGCGATGGTGCAGGGCTCGCTTGCGGGCGCGGGGTGGGGAAACTACCAGACAGTGCTCTCGTTGCCGCTGCTGCCGGGCTTCTTCATCAACAGTGCGTTGCTCTCGGCGGCAGTCATCCTCATCGTGCTCGCGTGCACCACCATGGCGGCATTCGGCTTCTCGAAGCTGCACATCCGTGGAAAGGAGATCTACTTCTGGATGCTGATGGTGGCGCTCACGTTGCCGGGAGTTGTGCTGCTTGCGCCGCTGTTCGCCACGGTCACCCAGATCGGCGCCTACAACACGCTCTGGGCGGTCATCCTCCCGGTCGCGGCGCTGCAGATCCCGTTCACCGTCCTTCTGGCTCGAAACTTCGCCGACGGCATCCCGAACGAACTCATCGAGGCCGCCCGAGTAGATGGTGCCAGCACGTTCCGGACTTTCTGGCACGTCATGTTGCCGCTCATGAAGCCGATCATGGCCGCGGTCCTTGTACTTGTTTTCATCAACTCGTGGAACGAGTACCTGCTCGCGCTGCTCTTTCTGCAGACGCCCGAGCAGCAGACGATCACGCTGGTACCTCAGTTCTTCGTTGGCCAGTACAACAACGACCAGACCAAGGTGCTCGCGGCGGCGGTACTGACGGGGCTACCCGTCGTCATCGCCTACATCTTCTTGCAACGCTTCTTCGAGCGCGGTCTCGCGGCCGGCGCCTTGAAGTAA
- a CDS encoding sugar ABC transporter permease translates to MIVSVGLLYFCVVYTGYLSTLKWDGASPLQTPVGADNFTRMLRDPVFWRSIGNTVAFFIVTFVVQVALGILLACLLHSKLYLKTLHKVLIFVPVVLATATTAPVFRQMYAPDGTVNGLLEAVGLGALAQPWLSDGTSALIIVMSVQIWQSTGIVFVLYYAAIGQIDPEILEAARLDGAGNVRIVASIVWPGVRGTTIAIAILTAIGSLKTFDIPFLVTGGGPSYATEFLGTMIYRVSVSFSQVGYGAAISVVLLVLAVGTAIIIRVSSSEREKVDV, encoded by the coding sequence ATGATCGTGTCGGTGGGCCTTCTGTACTTCTGCGTCGTGTATACCGGGTACCTCTCGACCCTGAAATGGGATGGAGCCAGCCCACTGCAGACGCCCGTCGGCGCTGACAACTTCACCCGAATGCTGCGGGATCCGGTGTTCTGGCGATCGATCGGAAACACTGTCGCCTTCTTCATCGTCACATTCGTTGTGCAAGTGGCGCTCGGCATCCTGCTCGCGTGCCTCCTGCATTCGAAGCTGTATCTCAAGACGCTTCACAAGGTGCTGATCTTCGTTCCGGTGGTTCTTGCGACAGCGACGACGGCGCCCGTGTTCCGTCAGATGTACGCTCCGGACGGAACGGTGAACGGCTTGCTCGAGGCGGTGGGTTTAGGCGCTCTCGCGCAACCCTGGCTGTCGGACGGAACGTCCGCGCTAATCATCGTGATGTCGGTGCAAATCTGGCAGTCGACCGGGATCGTGTTCGTGCTGTACTACGCGGCGATCGGCCAGATCGACCCGGAGATTCTGGAAGCGGCGCGCCTCGATGGGGCCGGGAACGTGCGGATCGTAGCGTCGATCGTCTGGCCGGGCGTGCGGGGGACGACGATCGCTATCGCAATCTTGACAGCGATCGGGTCGCTGAAGACCTTCGACATTCCGTTCCTCGTCACTGGAGGTGGACCCAGCTACGCCACCGAGTTCCTCGGGACCATGATCTACCGGGTCAGCGTTTCGTTCTCGCAGGTCGGCTACGGCGCGGCGATCTCCGTCGTCCTCCTCGTCCTGGCGGTCGGAACGGCAATCATCATCAGGGTTTCGAGTTCGGAAAGAGAAAAAGTCGATGTTTGA
- a CDS encoding extracellular solute-binding protein, translated as MKFPEKRLRRTAAAAVGGSAVLAFALTGCGGGQAAPNDGGSATEGTINWWSWTPTNDVAEQEIAAFNEEYPDIEVIYKKVPIEDYAASLKPALASNDGPDVYTVYNSGAFGAEAFAPFATDLTPAVEQMLGEDWESKVYDGGVKAYTIDDRLVAAQYAKAGAGMMWINQGMFDQYDLEPPTTLEEWVSVCETFRENGLGCFREGMASSGFAADTLHSIMDSVKPGVWTDALSGDGKWSDPAVAESLEILRTLSEEGILDEGAVGIEQYPDVNNAFLTGKVPMVQMGTWYQQNASLPTLTAALEGAGVSSETPVITIMPMPFPDVAGKGNPPTLFADVDAGNSVNAKSKNLNAATTFAVWLGHSEAGQQVVTNSLDSFATLDGIVPQWDEIELVAPELQRPALEEITTHLDQATDSRSFGLSAEVSQAIIDACQAMLISDKSGQEAADDIQAVAEAAQNR; from the coding sequence ATGAAGTTTCCTGAGAAAAGGCTCCGCCGTACCGCAGCAGCGGCCGTTGGCGGGAGCGCGGTTCTCGCGTTCGCGTTGACCGGCTGCGGCGGCGGTCAGGCCGCTCCTAACGATGGCGGTTCGGCCACCGAGGGCACCATCAACTGGTGGAGTTGGACACCCACGAACGATGTCGCCGAACAGGAGATCGCGGCTTTCAATGAGGAATACCCGGACATCGAGGTCATCTACAAGAAGGTCCCGATCGAAGACTACGCGGCCTCGTTAAAGCCCGCGCTCGCATCGAACGACGGTCCAGACGTCTACACGGTCTATAACAGCGGTGCCTTCGGCGCAGAGGCGTTCGCCCCCTTCGCCACTGACCTCACCCCAGCTGTGGAACAGATGCTCGGCGAGGATTGGGAGTCCAAGGTCTACGACGGCGGAGTGAAGGCTTACACGATCGACGACCGTCTCGTCGCGGCGCAATACGCCAAGGCGGGCGCTGGGATGATGTGGATCAACCAGGGGATGTTCGACCAGTACGACCTTGAGCCGCCGACGACGCTCGAGGAGTGGGTCTCGGTGTGTGAGACCTTCCGTGAGAATGGGCTCGGCTGCTTCCGGGAGGGCATGGCGAGCTCGGGTTTCGCCGCCGACACCCTGCACTCGATCATGGACAGCGTCAAGCCGGGTGTGTGGACGGATGCGCTCTCAGGAGACGGCAAGTGGTCAGACCCCGCCGTAGCGGAGAGCTTGGAGATTCTGCGCACCCTCTCGGAGGAGGGCATCCTCGACGAGGGCGCGGTCGGTATCGAGCAGTATCCGGACGTTAACAATGCATTCCTCACCGGCAAGGTCCCGATGGTGCAGATGGGCACGTGGTACCAGCAGAACGCCAGCCTCCCCACCCTCACCGCTGCCCTCGAAGGCGCTGGCGTATCTTCGGAAACGCCGGTGATCACGATCATGCCCATGCCGTTCCCAGATGTGGCCGGCAAGGGCAATCCACCGACGCTCTTCGCGGACGTTGATGCCGGCAACTCCGTGAATGCCAAGTCGAAGAACCTCAACGCCGCTACAACGTTCGCTGTCTGGCTGGGTCACTCGGAGGCGGGTCAGCAGGTCGTCACGAACAGCCTTGACTCGTTCGCGACGCTGGATGGCATCGTGCCGCAGTGGGACGAGATCGAACTCGTCGCGCCGGAACTGCAGCGACCCGCGCTGGAGGAGATCACGACGCATCTCGATCAAGCAACGGACTCGCGGTCGTTCGGGCTCTCCGCAGAGGTGAGCCAGGCCATCATCGACGCGTGTCAGGCGATGCTCATCAGCGACAAGTCCGGCCAAGAAGCGGCAGACGATATCCAGGCCGTCGCCGAGGCCGCGCAGAACCGATGA
- a CDS encoding LacI family DNA-binding transcriptional regulator, translated as MPASVTLRDVAQAAGVSVRTVSNVVNQYPFVSAATRERVLESVRTLGYRPNLTARGLRLGRTGVITLVIPDLRNPYFAELADSVITAAALENVFVLIEPVGLDRDREVEVLRGSRTKMVDGILFSALALGEEDAYLFETSTPTVLLGERIFNAPVDHVTMQNVEASRAATDHLLSIGRKRIVALGAQRGEVVGSSGLRFRGYLDALEAAGIPHDQALIGETRSWHRADGAATIGELIESDIAFDGVVAFSDALALGAMSVLQHAGLRIPEDVAIIGFDDTDETRYSLPTLSTVDAGRDEIASTAVNFLLDRIKDPNASLPPRRHFSRFQVIPRQSTIGRASNR; from the coding sequence GTGCCCGCTTCAGTTACTCTGCGCGACGTCGCACAAGCTGCTGGGGTCTCGGTTAGAACCGTTTCGAATGTAGTGAACCAATACCCTTTTGTCAGCGCAGCCACCAGGGAGCGGGTGCTCGAGTCGGTGAGAACCCTTGGGTACCGACCAAACCTCACTGCACGCGGCCTACGACTGGGCCGAACCGGCGTGATAACCCTGGTGATTCCGGACCTACGGAACCCATACTTCGCCGAGCTCGCCGATTCCGTTATCACCGCGGCGGCGCTTGAGAACGTGTTCGTTCTCATCGAGCCGGTCGGGTTGGATCGAGATCGCGAGGTGGAAGTGCTTCGGGGCTCTCGGACCAAGATGGTCGACGGCATCCTGTTCAGCGCCCTCGCGCTCGGAGAAGAAGATGCTTACCTCTTCGAGACCTCCACACCCACCGTTCTCCTGGGCGAACGAATCTTCAATGCCCCTGTCGACCACGTCACCATGCAGAACGTGGAAGCGTCGCGCGCGGCTACCGACCATCTCCTGTCGATCGGGAGAAAGCGGATAGTCGCCCTCGGAGCACAACGCGGCGAAGTAGTCGGATCGTCAGGCTTGAGGTTCCGCGGCTACCTTGATGCCCTCGAAGCCGCAGGGATACCGCACGATCAGGCCCTGATCGGCGAGACTCGTAGCTGGCATCGCGCCGATGGCGCTGCAACGATCGGAGAATTGATCGAGAGCGACATAGCCTTCGATGGCGTCGTTGCCTTCAGCGATGCCCTTGCTCTCGGTGCGATGAGCGTCCTTCAACACGCTGGGCTGAGGATTCCAGAGGATGTGGCAATTATCGGGTTCGATGATACAGACGAGACTCGGTACTCGCTCCCCACTCTGTCCACGGTGGATGCCGGGCGTGATGAGATTGCGTCGACAGCCGTGAACTTCCTCCTCGATCGCATCAAGGACCCGAATGCGAGCCTTCCACCCCGCCGGCACTTCAGTCGATTCCAAGTCATCCCGCGTCAGTCCACGATCGGTCGCGCATCGAATCGATAA
- a CDS encoding pyruvate, water dikinase regulatory protein, whose amino-acid sequence MSDLFLPAVAGATPLPAPERAAYFLSDSTGITAETLGSALLVNFPAIAFRRRTVPFVDTVAGARAVVAEIEQAAADGLEPIVFTTVKAADIRAELARSPAKIIDLLGGHLDELERALGTTASEQLGQYHGVGDVQRYFARMRAVEYAIEHDDGQSARALDQADVIIIAPSRCGKTPTTMYLALQYGLLVANYPLTDDDFPTDGLPRTVGPYADRCFGLTTTPLRLSRVRHERRPESRYASLAQCTLELRRAEDLYRRTRVPFLNSATKSVEEMSAVILQSKKLRG is encoded by the coding sequence GTGAGCGACCTATTCCTGCCCGCGGTCGCGGGTGCGACACCCCTGCCCGCGCCCGAGCGAGCCGCCTACTTCCTTTCCGACAGCACCGGAATCACCGCCGAGACCCTCGGCAGTGCTCTCCTGGTGAACTTCCCGGCGATCGCGTTCCGCCGCCGGACGGTTCCCTTCGTCGACACGGTTGCCGGTGCCCGCGCGGTGGTCGCCGAAATCGAGCAGGCCGCTGCCGACGGGCTCGAGCCGATCGTCTTCACCACCGTGAAGGCCGCGGACATCCGCGCGGAGCTCGCCCGTTCGCCCGCGAAGATCATCGACCTGCTCGGCGGGCACCTGGACGAGCTCGAGCGCGCGCTCGGGACGACGGCGAGCGAGCAGCTCGGCCAGTACCACGGCGTGGGAGACGTGCAGCGGTACTTCGCGCGGATGCGCGCGGTCGAGTACGCCATCGAACACGACGACGGGCAGAGCGCCAGGGCGCTCGATCAGGCCGACGTGATCATCATCGCGCCGTCCCGCTGCGGCAAGACACCCACGACGATGTACCTAGCGCTCCAGTACGGGCTGCTGGTGGCCAACTATCCGCTCACCGACGACGACTTCCCCACCGACGGGCTTCCGCGCACGGTCGGCCCGTACGCCGACCGCTGCTTCGGGCTGACGACGACACCGCTGCGGCTCAGCCGGGTCCGCCACGAGCGCCGCCCCGAATCGCGATACGCGAGCCTCGCGCAATGCACTCTCGAACTCCGCCGGGCGGAGGACCTGTACCGGCGCACGCGCGTGCCGTTCCTCAACTCCGCGACCAAGAGCGTCGAGGAGATGTCGGCCGTGATTCTGCAGTCCAAGAAGCTGCGCGGCTGA
- the ppsA gene encoding phosphoenolpyruvate synthase: MSNILWFGEIGMSDLASVGGKNASLGEMISHLSSAGVRVPGGFATTADAYRRFLAEDALADRIRSVVEALDTDDVAELARVGATVREWVESQPFPADLERDIRKAYDALLRDDADPEGVTWAVRSSATAEDLPDASFAGQQETFLNIGGVENILQAIRSVYASLYNDRAIAYRVHHGFDHAEVALSAGVQRMVRSDVGASGVMFTVDTESGFDQAVFVTSSYGLGEAVVQGAVNPDEFYAYKPALRAGRPAVLKRSLGEKAITMRYAEGRSAGASTVFADVDPADRARFSLTDAEVEELGRIAVVIEEHYGRPMDIEWGKDGLDGRLYVLQARPETVVSREKANVMRRYVLRERGPVLVEGRAIGQRIGAGPVRVLTSIDQMHDFVPGEVLVADMTDPDWEPIMKRASAIVTNRGGRTCHAAIIARELGIPAVVGTGAATRVLLEGQEVTVSCAEGDEGHVYAGALEFELEETELDRMPELPVKIMMNVGTPDQAFSFARLPHRGVGLARLEFIINRQIGIHPRALLAVDELPGDLGDNIRSRIAAYPSPPEYFVQRVAEGVSTIAAAFAPEPVIVRLSDFKSNEYANLIGGSLYEPEEENPMIGYRGASRYISPEFRACFDLECEAMRRVRDDMGLTNVQLMVPFVRTLAEAEAVVELLAENGLRREENGLKLIMMCELPSNAVLADRFLDHFDGFSIGSNDMTQLTLGLDRDSALVASTFDERDPAVLAMLEMAIEACRRRGKYVGICGQGPSDHPDLAEWLLDRGIESMSLNPDTVVETWMRLARAAAPV, translated from the coding sequence ATGTCCAACATCCTGTGGTTCGGCGAGATCGGCATGTCTGACCTCGCCTCCGTCGGCGGCAAGAACGCCTCGCTCGGGGAGATGATCTCCCACCTGTCCTCGGCCGGGGTGCGGGTGCCCGGCGGCTTCGCGACGACCGCCGACGCGTATCGCCGCTTCCTCGCCGAGGACGCTCTGGCCGACCGCATTCGCTCGGTCGTGGAGGCGCTCGACACGGACGACGTCGCGGAGCTCGCGCGCGTCGGTGCGACCGTGCGAGAGTGGGTCGAATCTCAGCCGTTCCCCGCCGACCTCGAGCGCGACATCCGCAAGGCCTATGACGCCCTGCTTCGCGACGACGCCGATCCGGAGGGGGTGACGTGGGCGGTCCGTTCGAGCGCGACCGCCGAAGACCTCCCCGATGCCTCGTTCGCCGGGCAGCAGGAGACGTTCCTCAACATCGGCGGCGTCGAGAACATCCTGCAGGCGATCCGCAGCGTCTACGCTTCGCTGTACAACGACCGAGCGATCGCCTACCGCGTGCACCACGGCTTCGACCACGCCGAGGTCGCTCTCTCCGCCGGGGTGCAGCGGATGGTGCGCTCGGATGTCGGAGCATCGGGGGTCATGTTCACCGTCGACACCGAATCCGGGTTCGACCAGGCGGTCTTCGTGACCAGCTCGTATGGACTCGGCGAAGCGGTCGTGCAGGGCGCGGTCAACCCCGACGAATTCTACGCGTACAAGCCCGCACTGCGGGCGGGCCGCCCAGCAGTGCTGAAGCGCTCGCTCGGCGAGAAGGCGATCACGATGCGCTACGCGGAGGGCCGCAGCGCCGGCGCGAGCACCGTCTTCGCCGATGTCGACCCCGCCGACCGCGCGCGTTTCTCTCTCACGGACGCCGAGGTAGAGGAGCTGGGCCGGATCGCCGTCGTCATCGAGGAGCACTACGGCCGCCCCATGGACATCGAGTGGGGCAAGGACGGTCTGGACGGCCGGCTGTACGTGCTGCAGGCCCGACCCGAGACGGTGGTCTCGCGCGAGAAGGCGAACGTCATGCGCCGCTACGTGCTGCGCGAACGCGGACCCGTGCTCGTCGAGGGGCGCGCGATCGGCCAGCGCATCGGGGCGGGTCCCGTGCGGGTGCTGACCTCGATCGACCAGATGCACGATTTCGTGCCTGGGGAGGTGCTCGTCGCCGACATGACCGATCCCGATTGGGAGCCGATCATGAAGCGCGCGTCGGCGATCGTGACGAACCGCGGCGGCCGCACGTGCCACGCCGCCATCATCGCGCGCGAGCTCGGCATCCCTGCCGTCGTCGGAACCGGAGCCGCCACGCGCGTGCTGCTCGAGGGCCAGGAGGTCACGGTCTCGTGCGCGGAGGGCGACGAGGGCCACGTCTACGCCGGGGCGCTCGAGTTCGAGCTGGAGGAGACCGAGCTCGACCGCATGCCGGAGCTGCCGGTGAAGATCATGATGAACGTGGGCACGCCCGATCAGGCGTTCTCCTTCGCGCGGCTCCCGCACCGCGGGGTCGGCCTCGCGCGGCTGGAGTTCATCATCAATCGCCAGATCGGCATCCATCCGCGTGCCCTGCTCGCCGTCGACGAGCTTCCGGGCGACCTCGGTGATAACATCCGCTCGCGCATCGCGGCCTACCCGTCGCCCCCAGAGTACTTCGTGCAGCGGGTCGCCGAGGGAGTCTCGACGATCGCCGCCGCCTTCGCGCCCGAGCCCGTCATCGTGCGGCTGAGCGACTTCAAGTCGAACGAGTACGCGAACCTCATCGGGGGCTCGCTGTATGAGCCCGAGGAGGAGAACCCGATGATCGGCTACCGCGGCGCGTCGCGGTACATCTCGCCCGAGTTCCGCGCCTGCTTCGACCTCGAGTGCGAGGCCATGCGGCGCGTGCGCGACGACATGGGACTCACGAACGTGCAGCTCATGGTGCCGTTCGTGCGCACCCTCGCCGAGGCCGAGGCCGTGGTGGAGCTTCTCGCCGAGAACGGCCTGCGCCGCGAGGAGAACGGGCTGAAGCTCATCATGATGTGCGAGCTGCCGTCGAACGCGGTACTCGCCGACCGGTTCCTCGACCACTTCGATGGGTTCTCGATCGGCTCGAACGACATGACGCAGCTGACGCTCGGGCTCGACCGCGACTCGGCGCTCGTCGCCTCGACCTTCGACGAGCGCGACCCCGCGGTTCTGGCCATGCTCGAGATGGCGATCGAGGCCTGCCGCCGCCGCGGCAAGTACGTCGGCATCTGCGGACAGGGCCCCTCCGACCACCCCGACCTCGCGGAGTGGCTCCTCGACCGCGGCATCGAATCGATGTCGCTGAACCCCGACACCGTCGTGGAGACGTGGATGCGGCTGGCTCGCGCCGCCGCCCCCGTGTGA